CGCGAAGGATGGCTGGATCCGCCTGCACACCAACGCCCCTCATCACCGCGCCGCCGCCGAGTCCGTGCTGGGCGCCTGTGCCGACCGTGTCGCAATGGCGAGCAAGGTGGCGCAATGGAGCACGGGCGATCTGGAGCAGGCGGTAGTCGATGCCGGTGGCTGCGCCGCCGAGATGCGCAGCTGGGCGCAGTGGCAGGTACATCCGCAAGGCCAGGCCGTGAACGGTGAACCACTGGTTCAGTTCGATCATCACGGCAGCGCCAACGCCAAACCGTGGCAAGGCTCGGTAGCGCAACCGCTGGCTGGAATCAAAGTGCTCGACCTGACTCGCGTGCTTGCAGGTCCCGTCGCCAGCCGTTTTCTGGCGGGGCTCGGTGCCGACGTCTTGCGCATCGATCCCCCGAGCTGGAATGAACCCGGGGTGATACCGGAAATGACCCTGGGCAAACGTTGTGCGCGCCTGGACCTGCATGACAGCGCCGATCGCAACCTCTTCGAAAGCCTGCTCAAGGACGCCGACATCGTGCTCCACGGCTATCGCGCCGATGCGTTGGAGCGCTTGGGATACGGCATCACCGAACGGCAAAAACTCGCCCCCGGCCTGATCGACGTCAGCCTCAACGCCTATGGCTGGAGCGGCCCGTGGCAGAACCGCCGTGGCTTCGACAGCCTGGTGCAGATGAGCAGTGGCATTGCCGAAGCCGGCATGCAGTGGAAACAGGCAGACAAACCGACGCCCTTGCCGGTGCAGGCGCTCGATCAAGCCACCGGGTACTTGATGGCGGCCAGTGCGATCAAGCTATTGGCAGATCGCTTGAACAACGGACGAGGTGGATCGGCGCGACTGTCGTTGGCGCGTACGGCGAAGTTGTTGATCGAGCATGGAGCCGGCATCGACGATCCGTTGCGGGCGGAGGATGAAGCGGATCAGGGGATGCTGGTGGAACAGACGCCGTGGGGACCTGCGCACCGACTGCATGTGCCGTTGAAGATTACTGGCACGCCGTTGCAATGGACCATCGCCGCCTCTGAATTGGGTTCACACCGCCCGCAGTGGTGGTGACTGACAGATCGCCATCGCGAGCAGGCTCGCTCCCACAGGGGCAACCTCGAACCTGTAGGAGCGAGCCTGCTCGCGATGGCGCCCGAACGGCCAGCGAAGACTCAGGATCTGCTCAGTCGCTACGACTCAACGACGTCCAGAGCAACTGCGCCGCATACCCCCGATACGGCCGCCACGCTTCAGCCCGCGCCAACAACTGACGCGCCGTCACCGCCTCGCCCTCAAGCGCCGCCAACGCATTGATCAACCCCACATCCCCGTTCGGAAACCCATCCAGCTCGCGCAACTGCCGCAGGGCAACGTACTGCGCGGTCCAGTCGCCAATGCCGTACAACGCCAGCAACCGCGCCACGCCTCCTCCACGGCCCGGCTCGAACAGCAACGGATCATCCAGCAGCGCCTGGGCCACGCCGGACAAGGTTCGGCCACGGCTTTTCGGCATGCCCAATGTCGCCAGGTCCGCCGCCGCCAGTACCTCGGCCTCGGGAAACACGTGCGTCAGGCCACCACGTGGCAAGGCCAGCGGCGTGCCGTAGCGGGCCACCAGTTTCCCGGCCAGCTTGATCGCCGCCACCACCGTGATCTGCTGCCCCAGCACCGCACGAATCGCCAGTTCCAGCCCGTCCCATGCCCCAGGAACCCGCAGCCCCGGACGCTCGGCGATCAAGCGCGCCAGCAGCGGATCATTCGCCAACTGTCGATGGATGGTGCCCAGGTCGGCATCCAGATCGAACATTCGCCTTACTCGCGCGACGATCTCGGGCACGGCCGTCGGGTCGGGAAAATCCAGCGACAGCTCCAGCGAATCCACCGCCTCAGGCCTGATCGACAGGGTTCCGTGGACACCGTTCAAACCGATGCTGCGCGAGTAAGCACCGTCCACCACCTCTTCCATGCCGGCAATCGCCCGCGCCGACAGGAAACCGAGCATGGCGGGCCAGTCAAAGGGTGGTTGAAATTTCAGCGACAGCTTCATGGTGCCCCTCAAATTGATCAGTGCGACCAGATTATCCTTTTGTGGGAGCGAGCCTGCTCGCGAAAGCGGAGTGTCGGCCAACACTGCTGTCCACTGACACACCCTCTTCGCGAGCAGGCTCGCTCCCACAGTGAAAACTTCGTTGCTCCAAGTGCGCCGGATTTCACCAATCGCCCGCCCCAAGGCATACTTGCCACCCTCCGCACTGCAGAACCCGAACCGCCCCATGCGTATCCACGTCAGCTTCATCGACCGCGTCGGTATTACCCAGGAAGTCCTGGCTTTACTCGGTGGACGCAATCTCAATCTGGATGCGGTGGAAATGGTGCCGCCCAACGTCTACATCGACGCCCCGACCCTGAGCCCGGACGTGCTCGAAGAGCTGCGCGATGCCTTGCTCAGCGTGCGCGGCGTGCAGGCGATGACGGTGGTCGACATCCTGCCAGGCCAGCGTCGGCACTTGCAGCTAGACGCCTTGCTCGCGGCCATGACCGATCCTGTGCTGGCTTTGGACAGCGCCGGCAAGGTGCTGCTGGCCAACCCCGCGCTGATTGCCCTGTACGGTCGCGAACCAGCCGGTGAAAGCATTGCCGATCTGTTCGCCGATCCGGCCTTGCTCGATGCCTTGCTGGAGCACGGATTTCGCTTGCCGCTACGGGAAATCACCGTCAACGGCCAGACACTGCTGCTGGACGCCACGCCCATCACCGACGCCGGTGCCCTGCTGACCCTGTATCAACCGAACCGCATCGGCGAACGCCTGTCGGCGCTGCACCACGACCATGCGGAAGGTTTCGATGCACTGCTGGGCGACTCGCCGGTGATTCGCACGCTCAAGGTTCGCGCGCAACGGGTTGCGGCCCTTGATGCGCCGCTGTTGATCCAGGGGGAAACCGGCACCGGCAAGGAACTGGTGGCGCGGGCTTGCCACGCCATCAGTGCCCGGCACAACTCGCCGTTTCTCGCATTGAACTGTGCGGCATTGCCGGAGAACCTCGCCGAAAGCGAACTGTTCGGCTATGCCCCCGGCGCCTTCACCGGTGCGCAGCGCGGTGGCAAGCCCGGCCTGATGGAACTGGCCAACCAGGGCACGGTGTTTCTCGACGAGATTGGCGAGATGTCGCCGTACTTGCAGGCCAAGTTGCTGCGTTTTCTCAACGACGGCAGTTTTCGCCGGGTCGGCGGCGATCGCGAAGTGAAGGTCAACGTGCGCATCCTCAGCGCGACCCACCGCGACCTGGAAAAAATGGTCAGCGAAGGTCTGTTTCGCGAAGACCTGTTCTATCGCCTCAATGTGCTCAACGTCGAAGTCCCGCCACTGCGAGAGCGCGGTCAGGACATTCTGCTGCTGGCCCGCTACTTCATGCAGCAGGCCTGCGCGCAGATCCAGCGCCCGGTCTGTCGTCTGGCGCCGGGCACGTATCCGGCCCTGCTGGGCAACCGCTGGCCGGGCAACGTGCGTCAACTGCAAAACGTGATTTTCCGCGCCGCGGCCATTTGCGAAAGCAGCCTGGTGGACATCGGCGACCTCGACATCGCCGGCACTTCGGTGGCCCGCCAGAGCGACCACGAGGTCGACAGCCTGGAACAGGCGATGGATGAGTTCGAGAAGACCCTGCTGGAAAAGCTTTACGTCAGCTACCCCTCGACCCGGCAACTTGCCAACCGCCTGCAAACCTCCCATACGGCCATTGCCCATCGGTTGCGCAAGTACGGGATTCCCAACAAGGCTTAGGTCCTGTCTGATCTGCGACACCGGACCATTGTGGGAGCGAGCCTGCTCGCGAATACGGTATGCCAGCCTGCATTGATGTCGACTGACACTCCCTCTTCGCGAGCAGGCTCGCTCCCACAGGTTTGGTGTTGATCTTCAAATCGCTCCAAAAACGACCTCCACCTGTACTGAAAGCGCTACAGCGGAACGATATCGCTACACCCCTCTGTAATCATGGCTGTGCAAGGCTTTGATCCACTTCGGCTTTTCTCCTCGCTTGAGCCTGTAGCGATTTCGCTACAGCGCCTCATTTCCTCGCACCCTGAAAACAACATAAATCATTGATTTATAACAATAAAATAACATTGGCCGCGTTCTTGCTATGTATCTGCTCATAAATCAGGGCAATAGCCCGAGCATTCAATCGCGTCCACCAGACGAGTCTGGCCCCTTAGGAGTTTCCATGAGCGAGTTGCGTTTTACTGAAGATCACGAATGGCTGCGTACCGAAGCTGACGGCACTGTCACCGTCGGCATCACCGCTTTCGCCCAGAACGCCTTGGGCGACGTGGTTTTCGTACAACTGCCTGAGCTGCAGTCCTACGACAAAGGCGCTGAAGCCGCCACCGTGGAATCGGTAAAAGCCGCCAGCGGCGTGTACATGCCGCTGGACGGTGAAGTGCTGGAAGTGAACCCGGCGCTGGACAACGCTCCGGAACTGGTCAACGAAGATCCGCTGGGCGAAGGCTGGTTCTTCCGCTTCCAGCCAACCGACGCCGATGCTGTCGCCAAACTGCTGGATCAGGACGCGTACGACCGTCTGATCAAAGCCCAAGCCGAAGCCTGAGGACTACGAACATGACTCAACCAAGCCTGACCACCGCCAACGAATTCATCGCCCGTCACATCGGCCCGCGCGCCGGTGACGAGCAAGCCATGCTCAACAGCCTCGGCTTCGATTCCCTGGAAGCCTTGAGCGCCAGCGTGATTCCTGACTCCATCAAGGGCACCAGCGTGCTCGGCCTGGAAGACGGCCTGAGCGAAGCCGACGCCCTGGCGTTGATCAAGTCCATCGCCGGCAAGAACCAGCTGTTCAAGACCTACATCGGCCAGGGCTACTACGGTACCCATACACCGTCGCCGATCCTGCGCAACCTGCTGGAAAACCCGGCCTGGTACACCGCCTACACCCCGTACCAGCCGGAAATCTCCCAGGGCCGCCTCGAAGCGCTGCTGAACTTCCAGACCCTGATCAGCGACCTCACCGGCCTGCCGATCGCCAACGCCTCGTTGCTCGACGAAGCCACCGCCGCCGCCGAAGCCATGACCTTCTGCAAGCGCCTGAGCAAGAACAAGGGCAGCCACCTGTTCTTCGCTTCCGTGCATTGCCACCCGCAGACCCTCGACGTGCTGCGCACCCGTGCCGAGCCGCTGGGCATCGAAGTGGTGGTGGGCGACGAGCGTGAGCTGACTGACGTCAGCGCGTTCTTCGGCGCCCTGCTGCAATACCCGGCGAGCAACGGTGATGTCTTCGATTACCGCGAGCTGACCGAACGCTTCCACGCCGCCAACGCCCTGGTGGCCGTGGCCGCCGACCTGCTGGCCCTGACCCTGCTGACCGCGCCGGGCGAATTCGGCGCCGACGTGGCCATCGGCAGCGCGCAGCGTTTCGGCGTGCCGCTGGGCTTCGGTGGCCCGCACGCCGCTTACTTCTCCACCAAGGATGCGTTCAAGCGCGACATGCCGGGCCGTCTGGTCGGCGTGTCCGTAGATCGTTTCGGCAAGCCGGCCCTGCGCCTGGCGATGCAGACCCGCGAGCAGCACATCCGTCGCGAGAAGGCCACTTCGAACATCTGCACCGCGCAAGTGCTGCTGGCCAACATCGCCAGCATGTACGCGGTGTACCACGGCCCGAAAGGCCTGACGCAGATCGCAAACCGTGTGCATCACCTGACGGCGATTCTGGCCAAGGGCCTGAGCAGCCTCGGTCTGCAGGTTGAACAGGCCAGCTTCTTCGACACCCTGACCGTGAAAACCGGTGCGAACACCGCCGCCCTGCACGACAAGGCCCATGCACAGAAGATCAACCTGCGCGTGGTGGACGCCGAACGTCTGGGCCTGTCCCTCGACGAAACCAGCACCCAGGACGACGTCGAAACCCTGTGGTCCCTGCTGGCCGACGGCAAGGCGCTGCCGGACTTCGCCGCCCTCGCCGCCTCCGTGCAAGCCACGATCCCGGCCGCGCTGGTACGCCAGTCGCCAATCCTCAGCCACCCGGTGTTCAACCGCTACCACTCGGAAACCGAGCTGATGCGCTACCTGCGCAAGCTGGCGGACAAGGACCTGGCACTGGACCGCACCATGATCCCGCTGGGCTCGTGCACCATGAAACTCAACGCCGCCAGCGAAATGATCCCGGTAACCTGGGCCGAGTTCGGCGCCCTGCACCCGTTCGCCCCGGCCGAGCAAAGCGCCGGCTACCAGCAACTGACCGATGAACTGGAAGCGATGCTCTGCGCCGCCACCGGTTACGACTCGATCTCGCTGCAACCGAACGCCGGTTCGCAAGGTGAATACGCCGGCCTGCTGGCGATCCGCGCCTACCACCAGAGCCGTGGCGAAGACCGTCGCGACATCTGCCTGATCCCGTCGTCAGCCCACGGCACCAACCCGGCCACCGCACAGATGGCCGGCATGCGCGTGGTCGTCACCGCCTGCGATGCCCGCGGCAACGTCGACATCGAAGACCTGCGCGCCAAGGCCATCGAGCACCGCGAACACCTCGCCGCGCTGATGATTACCTACCCGTCTACCCACGGTGTGTTCGAAGAAGGCATCCGCGAAATCTGCGGCATCATTCACGACAACGGCGGCCAGGTGTACATCGACGGCGCCAACATGAATGCCATGGTCGGCCTGTGCGCACCGGGCAAGTTCGGCGGCGATGTTTCGCACCTGAACCTGCACAAGACCTTCTGCATTCCTCATGGCGGTGGCGGCCCGGGCGTTGGTCCGATCGGCGTGAAATCGCACCTGGCGCCGTTCCTGCCGGGCCACGCGCACATGGAGAACAAGAAAGGCGCGGTCTGCGCCGCGCCGTTCGGCAGCGCGAGCATTCTGCCGATCACCTGGATGTACATTCGCATGATGGGTGGCGCCGGTCTGAAACGCGCCTCGCAGCTGGCGATCCTCAACGCCAACTACATTTCCCGTCGCCTGGAAGAGCACTATCCAGTGCTGTACACCGGCAGCAACGGCCTGGTGGCGCACGAGTGCATTCTCGACCTGCGTCCGCTCAAGGACAGCAGCGGCATCAGCGTCGATGACGTGGCCAAGCGCCTGATCGACTTCGGTTTCCACGCCCCGACCATGTCGTTCCCGGTGGCCGGCACCTTGATGATCGAGCCGACCGAAAGCGAATCCAGGGAAGAACTGGACCGCTTCTGCGACGCCATGATCCGCATCCGCGAAGAAATCCGCGCGGTGGAAAACGGCACCCTGGACAAGGACGACAACCCGCTGAAGAACGCCCCGCACACCGCGGCGGAACTGGTCGGCGAGTGGTCGCACCCGTACAGCCGCGAGCAGGCGGTGTATCCGGTTGCTTCGCTGATCGAAGCCAAGTACTGGCCGCCGGTCGGTCGCGTCGACAACGTGTTTGGCGACCGCAACCTGGTTTGCGCTTGCCCGTCGATCGAAAGCTACGCTTAAACCAATGCGGGGGCGGGTTCGCTCGCCCCTTTCAAGAACACCGCATTCCCTTGTAGGAGCGAGCCTGCTCGCGATGACGGACTGACATTTCCCATTTGTGTCGACTGATAGACCGCTATCGCGAGCAGGCTCGCTCCTACAGGAGATTGCACCCGGCTCTACATTGCGCCAATTCCTATAACAAGAAACCGGAGAACAACCATGTCGCTTAGCGTGTTCGACCTGTTCAAGATTGGCATCGGCCCCTCCAGTTCCCACACCGTCGGCCCGATGCGCGCAGCCGCGCGTTTCGTCGAGGGCTTGCGTCGTGAAGGACTGCTGACGGCAACCACCAGCGTCAAGGTCGAGCTCTACGGCTCGCTCGGTGCGACCGGCAAGGGTCACGGCAGCGACAAGGCCGTGTTGCTCGGCCTGGAAGGCGAACACCCGGATACCGTGGACACCGAAACCGTCGCCGCCCGCCTGCAGGAAATCCGTGGCAGCGGACGCTTGAACCTGCTCGGCGAACACAGCATTGCGTTCAACGAGAAAGAACACCTGGCGATGATTCGCAAACCGTTGGCCTATCACCCCAACGGCATGATTTTTCGCGCCTTCGACGCTGCGGGCCTGCAAATCCGCAGTCGTGAGTACTACTCGGTCGGCGGCGGTTTTGTCGTCGATGAAGACGCCGCCGGCGCCGATCGCATCGTCGAAGACGCCACCCCGCTGACCTTTCCCTTTAAAAACGCCAAGGAACTGCTCGGTCACTGTGCCACCTACGGTCTGTCCATCAGCCAGGTGATGCTGACCAACGAAAGCGCCTGGCGCCCGGAAGCGGAAACCCGCGCCGGTCTGCTGAGGATCTGGCAGGTCATGCAGGATTGCGTTGCTGCCGGTTGCCGTAATGAAGGCATCCTGCCCGGTGGCTTGAAGGTCAAGCGCCGGGCGACCGCGCTGTACCAGCAATTGTGCAAGAACCCTGAATCGTCCCTGCGCGACCCGTTGTCGGTGCTCGACTGGGTCAACCTGTACGCCCTGGCGGTGAACGAAGAAAACGCCAATGGCGGGCGCGTCGTCACCGCACCGACCAATGGCGCGGCCGGGATCATTCCGGCGGTGCTGCATTACTACATGCGCTTTATTCCCACGGCGAACGAGGACGGGGTGGTGCGCTTTCTGCTCACCGCTGCGGCCATCGGCATTCTGTACAAGGAAAACGCCTCGATCTCCGGCGCCGAGGTCGGTTGTCAGGGCGAGGTCGGGGTCGCCTGCTCGATGGCGGCCGGTGCGCTGTGCGAGGTGCTTGGCGGCACCGTGCAGCAAGTGGAAAACGCTGCGGAAATCGGCATGGAACACAACCTGGGCCTGACCTGCGACCCGATTGGCGGGCTGGTACAGGTCCCTTGCATCGAGCGCAACGCCATGGGCTCGGTCAAGGCCATCAATGCGGTGCGCATGGCCATGCGCGGTGACGGACATCACTTCGTCTCCCTAGACAAGGTCATCCGCACCATGCGCCAGACCGGCGCCGACATGAAAAGCAAATACAAGGAAACCGCCCGTGGCGGTTTGGCGGTCAACATTATCGAGTGCTGATGTGCGCTCACCTGCATAAGCACTTTTTCAGGAGCTGAATATGTCCACCGAACAACTGTTGAAAACTCCATTGCACGCCCTGCACATCGAACTGGGCGCGCGCATGGTGCCCTTCGCCGGCTACGACATGCCCGTGCAATATCCGCTGGGCGTGATGAAAGAACACCAGCACACCCGCGACCAGGCCGGTTTGTTCGATGTTTCGCACATGGGCCAGATCCGCCTGACCGGCGCCAATGCCGCCAAGGCTCTGGAAACCCTGGTGCCAGTGGACATCATCGATTTGCCGGTGGGCATGCAGCGCTACGCGATGTTCACCAACGAAACCGGTGGCATCCTCGACGACCTGATGGTCGCCAACCTGGGCAACGACGAGTTGTTCCTGGTGGTCAACGCCGCCTGCAAGGATCAGGACCTGGCGCACCTGCGCAAGCACATCGGCGAGCAGTGCACGATCGAGCCATTGTTCGAAGAGCGCGCACTGCTGGCGCTGCAAGGTCCGGCGGCGGTCACTGTACTGGCGCGATTGGCACCGGAAGTGGCGAAGATGACCTTCATGCAATTTGCCCGCGTGAAATTGCTGGGCGTGGACTGTTTTGTCAGCCGTTCGGGATACACAGGCGAGGATGGTTTCGAAATTTCCGTACCGGCTGCCAACGCCGAAGCCCTGGCTCGCGCGCTGCTGGCTGAACCGGAAGTCGAGGCCATTGGCCTGGGTGCACGCGATTCCCTGCGCCTGGAAGCCGGCCTGTGTCTGTATGGCCACGATATGAACACCGAAACCAGCCCGATCGAAGCCAGCCTGTTGTGGGCCATCTCCAAGCCACGTCGTGCCGATGGCGCGCGGGCCGGTGGTTTCCCGGGTGCTGAAAACGTATTCGCTCAACAACAGGGCGGGGTCCGCCGCAAGCGTGTCGGCCTGCTGCCACAGGAACGTACCCCGGTGCGCGAAGGCGCAGAGATCGTCAATGAAGCGGGCGAGATCATCGGCAGCGTCTGCAGCGGCGGTTTCGGGCCGACGCTGGGAGGTCCTTTGGCGATGGGTTATCTCGATAACGCTTATATCGCTATCGATACACCGGTATGGGCAATTGTTCGTGGGAAAAAGGTTCCTTTGCTTGTAAGCAAAATGCCATTTGTTCCACAACGCTACTATCGTGGCTGATTGACTGTTTCTATAAGTAACGCGATTGCGTTATGCGTGCACTAATGTGTAACGCAATCGCCATAAAATAGTGCATCAGTTTTACGTCGGCTTCGATTATGAACTTTGCTTATAACGATCGAAAACAATTGAACAAGCACAAAGAATAAGAACCGGTGTTTTTGTACAAACTGCCAGCAAGCCGAGGAAATCCGGGGCTTCGCAGGGGCTTGTTTTTTCTCCCATAGTTGGCGTAGAGTTTGTTCACTGTGTTTGCATGGGTCGCTTGGAATCGTGACCTGGGCAGTAGCCTCAAGTTAGCTACATCCCGTTCGACGTCTTCTTACTCTCCTGCAACCAGCCCCAGTACTCTGTCACAAGATAGAGACTGTCATTAATTTTAGCGTCAAAGGAAATAAGAAATGTCCCAACGTCAGAGCGGTACCGTCAAGTGGTTTAACGACGAGAAAGGTTTTGGTTTTATCACTCCAGAAAGCGGTCCGGATCTGTTCGTGCATTTCCGCGCTATTCAGGGCAACGGCTTCAAGAGCCTGAAAGAAGGCCAGAAAGTGACTTTCATCGCCGTGCAAGGCCAGAAAGGCATGCAGGCTGACGAAGTACAAGCAGAAGCCTAATCTTCTGTAACGAAAAAGCCCCTGATGCTGACATCAGGGGCTTTTTTGTGCGCGTAAATCCGTAAAATGGCTTCCTTTTTCGCCGAGAGCCAACATGTCGAAACACCTGCTTAATCCCCAGGGCGAATTTCCCGCCGTTGGCCTGGGTCGTCGCCTGGCCGCCATGTTCTATGACTTCCTGCTGTGCACCGCCCTGCTGATCGTCACCAGCGGCGTCTACAAAATGATCCAGATGGCAATCATCGGCGAGGAAAAAATGCGGGCGCTCACGGAAGCCGGCGCGCTGGATGGCGACCCGCTGCTTTCGACAGTGTTGCTGTTTGTCCTGTTTGGCTTCTTTGCCAAGTTCTGGACGCATTCCGGTCAGACCCTGGGCATGCAAGTCTGGTGCATTCGCGTACAGAACGCCGACGGCTCCTCCATCAGCTTGTGGCAGGCGTTGTTGCGCTTTGTGGTATCGATCGCGTCCTGGCTGTGCGTTGGACTGGGGTTCATCTGGTC
This genomic interval from Pseudomonas putida contains the following:
- a CDS encoding RDD family protein; translated protein: MSKHLLNPQGEFPAVGLGRRLAAMFYDFLLCTALLIVTSGVYKMIQMAIIGEEKMRALTEAGALDGDPLLSTVLLFVLFGFFAKFWTHSGQTLGMQVWCIRVQNADGSSISLWQALLRFVVSIASWLCVGLGFIWSLFDKQKRSWHDMYSNTQLVRVPKKTK
- a CDS encoding L-serine ammonia-lyase: MSLSVFDLFKIGIGPSSSHTVGPMRAAARFVEGLRREGLLTATTSVKVELYGSLGATGKGHGSDKAVLLGLEGEHPDTVDTETVAARLQEIRGSGRLNLLGEHSIAFNEKEHLAMIRKPLAYHPNGMIFRAFDAAGLQIRSREYYSVGGGFVVDEDAAGADRIVEDATPLTFPFKNAKELLGHCATYGLSISQVMLTNESAWRPEAETRAGLLRIWQVMQDCVAAGCRNEGILPGGLKVKRRATALYQQLCKNPESSLRDPLSVLDWVNLYALAVNEENANGGRVVTAPTNGAAGIIPAVLHYYMRFIPTANEDGVVRFLLTAAAIGILYKENASISGAEVGCQGEVGVACSMAAGALCEVLGGTVQQVENAAEIGMEHNLGLTCDPIGGLVQVPCIERNAMGSVKAINAVRMAMRGDGHHFVSLDKVIRTMRQTGADMKSKYKETARGGLAVNIIEC
- a CDS encoding CoA transferase gives rise to the protein MTDLLTSIQAALGLPHTPIPFTSSGALPSAFAVTDLACASIAAAGQAISELLHQQTGRLPGLEVDRRLASFWFSSSIRPLGWSVPPLWDPVAGDYAAKDGWIRLHTNAPHHRAAAESVLGACADRVAMASKVAQWSTGDLEQAVVDAGGCAAEMRSWAQWQVHPQGQAVNGEPLVQFDHHGSANAKPWQGSVAQPLAGIKVLDLTRVLAGPVASRFLAGLGADVLRIDPPSWNEPGVIPEMTLGKRCARLDLHDSADRNLFESLLKDADIVLHGYRADALERLGYGITERQKLAPGLIDVSLNAYGWSGPWQNRRGFDSLVQMSSGIAEAGMQWKQADKPTPLPVQALDQATGYLMAASAIKLLADRLNNGRGGSARLSLARTAKLLIEHGAGIDDPLRAEDEADQGMLVEQTPWGPAHRLHVPLKITGTPLQWTIAASELGSHRPQWW
- a CDS encoding DNA-3-methyladenine glycosylase family protein, with product MKLSLKFQPPFDWPAMLGFLSARAIAGMEEVVDGAYSRSIGLNGVHGTLSIRPEAVDSLELSLDFPDPTAVPEIVARVRRMFDLDADLGTIHRQLANDPLLARLIAERPGLRVPGAWDGLELAIRAVLGQQITVVAAIKLAGKLVARYGTPLALPRGGLTHVFPEAEVLAAADLATLGMPKSRGRTLSGVAQALLDDPLLFEPGRGGGVARLLALYGIGDWTAQYVALRQLRELDGFPNGDVGLINALAALEGEAVTARQLLARAEAWRPYRGYAAQLLWTSLSRSD
- the gcvT gene encoding glycine cleavage system aminomethyltransferase GcvT produces the protein MSTEQLLKTPLHALHIELGARMVPFAGYDMPVQYPLGVMKEHQHTRDQAGLFDVSHMGQIRLTGANAAKALETLVPVDIIDLPVGMQRYAMFTNETGGILDDLMVANLGNDELFLVVNAACKDQDLAHLRKHIGEQCTIEPLFEERALLALQGPAAVTVLARLAPEVAKMTFMQFARVKLLGVDCFVSRSGYTGEDGFEISVPAANAEALARALLAEPEVEAIGLGARDSLRLEAGLCLYGHDMNTETSPIEASLLWAISKPRRADGARAGGFPGAENVFAQQQGGVRRKRVGLLPQERTPVREGAEIVNEAGEIIGSVCSGGFGPTLGGPLAMGYLDNAYIAIDTPVWAIVRGKKVPLLVSKMPFVPQRYYRG
- the gcvP gene encoding aminomethyl-transferring glycine dehydrogenase; the encoded protein is MTQPSLTTANEFIARHIGPRAGDEQAMLNSLGFDSLEALSASVIPDSIKGTSVLGLEDGLSEADALALIKSIAGKNQLFKTYIGQGYYGTHTPSPILRNLLENPAWYTAYTPYQPEISQGRLEALLNFQTLISDLTGLPIANASLLDEATAAAEAMTFCKRLSKNKGSHLFFASVHCHPQTLDVLRTRAEPLGIEVVVGDERELTDVSAFFGALLQYPASNGDVFDYRELTERFHAANALVAVAADLLALTLLTAPGEFGADVAIGSAQRFGVPLGFGGPHAAYFSTKDAFKRDMPGRLVGVSVDRFGKPALRLAMQTREQHIRREKATSNICTAQVLLANIASMYAVYHGPKGLTQIANRVHHLTAILAKGLSSLGLQVEQASFFDTLTVKTGANTAALHDKAHAQKINLRVVDAERLGLSLDETSTQDDVETLWSLLADGKALPDFAALAASVQATIPAALVRQSPILSHPVFNRYHSETELMRYLRKLADKDLALDRTMIPLGSCTMKLNAASEMIPVTWAEFGALHPFAPAEQSAGYQQLTDELEAMLCAATGYDSISLQPNAGSQGEYAGLLAIRAYHQSRGEDRRDICLIPSSAHGTNPATAQMAGMRVVVTACDARGNVDIEDLRAKAIEHREHLAALMITYPSTHGVFEEGIREICGIIHDNGGQVYIDGANMNAMVGLCAPGKFGGDVSHLNLHKTFCIPHGGGGPGVGPIGVKSHLAPFLPGHAHMENKKGAVCAAPFGSASILPITWMYIRMMGGAGLKRASQLAILNANYISRRLEEHYPVLYTGSNGLVAHECILDLRPLKDSSGISVDDVAKRLIDFGFHAPTMSFPVAGTLMIEPTESESREELDRFCDAMIRIREEIRAVENGTLDKDDNPLKNAPHTAAELVGEWSHPYSREQAVYPVASLIEAKYWPPVGRVDNVFGDRNLVCACPSIESYA
- the gcvH gene encoding glycine cleavage system protein GcvH codes for the protein MSELRFTEDHEWLRTEADGTVTVGITAFAQNALGDVVFVQLPELQSYDKGAEAATVESVKAASGVYMPLDGEVLEVNPALDNAPELVNEDPLGEGWFFRFQPTDADAVAKLLDQDAYDRLIKAQAEA
- a CDS encoding sigma-54-dependent transcriptional regulator, which encodes MRIHVSFIDRVGITQEVLALLGGRNLNLDAVEMVPPNVYIDAPTLSPDVLEELRDALLSVRGVQAMTVVDILPGQRRHLQLDALLAAMTDPVLALDSAGKVLLANPALIALYGREPAGESIADLFADPALLDALLEHGFRLPLREITVNGQTLLLDATPITDAGALLTLYQPNRIGERLSALHHDHAEGFDALLGDSPVIRTLKVRAQRVAALDAPLLIQGETGTGKELVARACHAISARHNSPFLALNCAALPENLAESELFGYAPGAFTGAQRGGKPGLMELANQGTVFLDEIGEMSPYLQAKLLRFLNDGSFRRVGGDREVKVNVRILSATHRDLEKMVSEGLFREDLFYRLNVLNVEVPPLRERGQDILLLARYFMQQACAQIQRPVCRLAPGTYPALLGNRWPGNVRQLQNVIFRAAAICESSLVDIGDLDIAGTSVARQSDHEVDSLEQAMDEFEKTLLEKLYVSYPSTRQLANRLQTSHTAIAHRLRKYGIPNKA
- a CDS encoding cold-shock protein — encoded protein: MSQRQSGTVKWFNDEKGFGFITPESGPDLFVHFRAIQGNGFKSLKEGQKVTFIAVQGQKGMQADEVQAEA